A genome region from Nocardia sp. NBC_01730 includes the following:
- a CDS encoding sigma-70 family RNA polymerase sigma factor, which produces MDTATVARFEASRNRLASLAYRLLGSAADAEDTVQDAFLRWQAADQEYVETPEAWLTKIVTNLALDRLRSAKVRRERAVGAWMPEPLLDGDPMLGPADTVEQRESVTLAVLTLMERLSPVERAVYVLYEAFSYSHAEVAEILGITESGSQQHIHRARRRIAAAGNSARIDHASARRIVEAFVDAASSGRTERLLALLTDDATGVSDGFGGLAEKLIQYSTPERIASALRGGFKPSLAKRMLAGGSPSIHAVVVNGCPAMLVTLDDRVVGVAILEIRGDKIAGVRGIAAPDRLGRLTAEWRRREHAVAPIESW; this is translated from the coding sequence ATGGACACTGCCACCGTGGCGCGTTTCGAGGCCAGCCGGAATCGGCTGGCCTCGCTCGCCTACCGTCTGCTCGGCTCGGCCGCCGACGCCGAGGACACGGTGCAGGACGCGTTCCTGCGGTGGCAAGCCGCCGACCAGGAGTATGTCGAGACGCCCGAGGCATGGCTGACCAAGATCGTCACCAACCTGGCGCTCGACCGGCTTCGTTCAGCGAAGGTGCGGCGCGAACGCGCGGTCGGCGCGTGGATGCCCGAACCGCTCCTGGACGGCGATCCGATGCTGGGCCCGGCCGACACCGTCGAGCAGCGCGAATCGGTGACCCTGGCAGTGCTGACCCTTATGGAGCGGCTGTCGCCGGTCGAACGGGCCGTTTACGTGCTGTACGAGGCCTTTTCGTACAGCCACGCCGAGGTCGCCGAGATTCTCGGCATCACCGAGTCCGGGAGTCAGCAACACATTCACCGAGCCCGGCGTCGAATCGCCGCCGCGGGCAACAGCGCTCGCATCGACCATGCCTCCGCGCGCCGGATCGTCGAGGCGTTCGTCGATGCCGCCTCCTCGGGCCGGACCGAACGGTTGCTGGCGCTGCTGACGGACGATGCGACCGGCGTCTCTGACGGCTTCGGCGGGCTGGCCGAGAAGCTGATCCAATACTCGACCCCGGAGCGGATCGCCAGCGCGTTGCGGGGCGGTTTCAAACCGTCTCTGGCCAAGCGGATGCTCGCAGGTGGCTCGCCCTCGATCCATGCCGTCGTGGTCAACGGCTGCCCGGCCATGCTCGTCACGCTCGACGACCGGGTCGTTGGCGTCGCGATCCTGGAGATCCGTGGCGACAAGATCGCAGGTGTGCGCGGCATTGCCGCCCCGGACCGGCTCGGTCGCCTCACCGCGGAATGGCGGCGTCGAGAGCATGCCGTCGCGCCGATCGAATCGTGGTAA